TCCCGAAGAGGAAAACGTTAACAAAACCGTGAAGGACCGCAATAAAAGGCAAGCTCCTTGTTTTGTAGAAAGCGAGTCCCATGATAAGCCCTACAAAACCCGTATAGAGAATTTCCTGAAAAGTGCCGTACCCTGAGTGCATCAGCCCGAACATAAGGCTTGTAATCAACAGGGCTTCCCGGACGGTGAGAGCTTTTTCGAGCCTGCTTTGCAGGATTGACCTGAAAATCAGTTCTTCAACAAGCCCCACGAAAAAAACCATTATAAAGGTAAGCTTAAGAAGATTTACAAAAGTCAGGTCCGGAATCAGGTATCCTGACCGGATTGTAAGGTATTCCCCAAATCCGAGTAAAAAACCCAGAGGAACTGCAATAAGCATGTAAGGCACGAAATTCTTCATAGTTATGCCTATCTGCTCAAGGGAATCACGCTGGTGAAGTATAATAATTATCACAGGAATTGCAAGGGGTCCGTAGACAAACATGAAGGTGTAAAGGGTAGTTTCAAAAAATATCGGCATTGAAAGGTTAATAAGCCTGAGTACGGGCAGAAGCATCAATGCCTGATATATCCTGTGTACCTCCGGATCTTTTAAAAATATGTCTGAAAGAGAGAGGGAGATAACGATCCCTATATGTACCCAGACAGCTGCACCCATCCTGCCTGAAAAGATCAGAAGTTCCGCAATTGTTATGCCCAGGACAGGAAGTGCCGTAAGAAGCCTGAGCCGTTTGGCTTTGAATTCTTCCTGACTATTTTCCTTAATATTTTCCTTAATATTTTCCTGAATATTTTCCTGAATATTTTCCTGACTATTTTCCTGAATATTTTCCTGAACATTTTTCTGAACATTCTGGACACCCCGGACATTCTCCTGAATGTTCTGAATCTTCTGGGCGTCCTTAATATTTTCCTGAATTCTCTGAACGTCCTGACCCTTCTCCATGCCAGATTCTTCAGGCCCTGTTATTTTCCTGATTCTGATCCGGGGGAGTCCTTTTATATATTTTTTTGTAACCTCCGGATTTCCAGAAGTTATGTGCAAATACCCTATAAGAATCAGAACTGCTGCCCCGATTCCTCCTGCGGTATATATGATATCTACATACTGCTCGATTTTCTGAATTGGGTCGGGATCTTCATGCAGAACCGATGCAGATACGGAGTTTTCTGTTTCTCCCGAAACCTCTGAATATATCTGTTCTGAAAGATGCCCTGTATCTGTTGAAGGGGATAATTCCAGGCTGCTTCCTGGTGCGGCATGTGCAGAAATTGCCAGCAGGGTCAGAGTAAGGACTGAAACGATAACCTGAATATTCAGTTTTTTTTGCTTATTGTGATAATTAGTTGGTTTTCGCACGGAAATTGCTCCTCTTTCAAACAGGGCAGTCCAGATTTATTTTGTGGACATCTTATTAAATGTTTTTTAGTTGTTTTCCTTATTAAATCTTGGGGATGTTATACGACTTTCATATTATACAGGTTTTTATTATAAAATCTTATATGAAGTTTTGTAGATAGTTAGATGTTTTAATTTCCAGGGTCCAAACTTAAAGAGTCTAAACTTAAAGGGTCTAAACTTAAAGGGTCTAAACTTAAAGGGTCTAAACTTAAAACTGGAGCAAAAAAGTTTTGAGTCCGTAAAAATATTACAGACCCGTTTTCCATAAGAACTTTTTCAGGATTCCGAATAATCGAATTTTCAGAAGAAACCCGATAAATAAAACCCGGAGCCTGAATCCGGTATTTCGGATTTGAACAAAATGGCACAGATCAAAAATAAGATTCCGGGCTCCAATCCTACTTTTTCGAGTTATGAAATTTTCTGTATCAGTTGTATCAGTTGTATCAGGTGTATCAGTTGTATCAGGTCCCTGTTGAGTTTACATCTATCCAGAGGTGGAGGTCCCGGTAGGACGTGTTCTTATCTGTCTCGTTAAAGAGCAGGAACTCAAGTTTCATGTTTTTCCCTTCTTCCGGAGGAATGAACGTTAGAGATTTTTCCCAGGTCTCGTTATGTGCGAGTGATACCTGCTGCATATTTCCAGGAATTGGAAGGGATTTATTTTCAAGCCTGACGTCCAGTGTGTAGTTTACAGGCCTGTACTCGTGGTTTACGACCCCTATAATTACTTTTCCGCTATCTCCGAGTGTGTAGTTTGTCGGGTAATTATCAGCCATTCCTTCAGGCCCGAGGATATAGAACTCCGTGAAGTGTTCCCCTTCTTTTGGGGTAATAATCACATACACGAGGGTTGTAACGGAGAGGAGAATGGAAATAACCAGAATGATTGTAAGGGTCCTGTCAAGTCCTGGTTCGGGCTTTTCCAGAATTTCTGCTTTTATTTCGAGCAGGGTTTTCCTGAAGGGAACCTCAAAGGCATCAGCTTCGGGAAGTTTTGCCCTCCTTATGTAGGCAAGCCCGCACATTATAATTGTGAACACTGACAGGCTTATAAGGATTGGCAGAAGCCTTATTCCCCACGGGGTATAGTTAAGCCCAAGACCTATCAGGGGCACGACCGCAATACTCAGCCCGAAGGAAAGGGCTGTCCTTTCAATGCCGTCAAGGTCTGATTTCGCGGGAAAAAGTGCAGCTATCAGGGCATATCCTGGCAGGAAAAGTACAAGGGGCAGGCCGAGGATATTGCGGAACACAGTTTCACTTAATCCGGGCATGAGCACAAAGAGATCGGTAAGGAGCACAAGCCCTATAACGGTCAAGAGGTCTGAAGGAATTTTCTTTCCGGTCATTCAGGTCATCCGGCATATTATTTAAAAAAATTATTATATTTCTCCAATTTCTTCCGGAGAGTTACTATTTTTTCCTCATACATTTTATTCTTTCGCTCTTTCCACTTTATTTGTTTGTTCCGAGGAATTTTTTTCGTTCCTGTATTTTTTCTTTTATGTATTCAGGGCTCCATCCTTATACATTTTTTGCTTCAGTTTTTCCCCTTTTATTATTTAATTTCTATGTATATCTTTTGATTCGACTCGTCATTTTCCATTTAATTTGAATTTGATTTTAAATTTGATTTCATTGGTCATCGGTTAAGGTATTTTTTTGCCTGAAAGCTATCGATTTTGCACCAGAAGCCTATCTTAAATTTTGGTCGATTTACATGAAATCGATATCCTGTTCATGCCTATAATGAAATTAAATATTTGATGAATGTCGTAGGAATGGAGGCAATTTATCACGATTCTTCACTTCACCGAATACTCATGAATTTGATTTTAAATTTGATTTTGATTTTGATTTTGATTTTAAATTTGATTTCGATTTTGATTTTAATATATACTTCCCAATAAAGCCCGGAAAAATCTTGAAATTATTTTTTCAGAGTTTTTCTATCCTGTCTTCTTCTCCCTTTATCTAAATGCGGCAAGTGGGGTATATTTCAGGCCAGACTCCAAATCTTCAGTTCACAGGAGAAATTTATCAAGAATACTGGAAAGCCCGCGGTGTCTGAAGGCGGAATTTTTGTGCCCTTATGCTGTTGTTTTTTCGAAATTAATTTTTATCTTACTTTATATATCTTTTTTATGTTCTCCTTTTCCCGTATTTTTTGCACTTACGTAACCCAATGGTATAATGTTATATCCGTATAATCAATGGCTCTCCAGATACTATTATTACTTATTTATTATTATGCCACAGTACATCTGTCAATAAATTTATATATTCGCGGCCCAGATGTCAATCTAAAAAATTAAAGTATATTTGGGACTCAAACAGTTATAAAGTTGGTCTGGATTGCGGTGCAGCGACCGGTATTTAATGACGTTTGAGCCGCTTTAATTATTTCTACTTTATAATATAAATTAAAATGGGGTCATACATATGAGTAACGAACTTCTTATGAGCAGTGCAGAGTATCCGGCTCATCAAGAAAATAAGCGTTTCAGGGGGGCATCCTCTCAAAATATAACTGTAATTCTTCCGGCATGCAATAATGAAGTTTCAATCGGAAGCCTTATCCTTCTCACCAGGCTCTATGCCGACAATGTAATTGTTGTCGATGACGGCAGCACTGACAGGACAGTCGAAATCTCCAGGAAAGCCGGAGCCCATGTAATTGTTAACGGAGCCTGCAAAGGAAAAGTCGGATCCCTCAGGACCGGCTTCACAGCCGCAGCTGACCTGGGAGCAGATATTATAATAACTATGGACCCGGACGGCCAGCACAACCCTGCAGATATTCCCAGAATCGTAGCCCCAATAATTAAAGGCGATGCAGAAATGGTAAACGGCAGCCGTTATCTGAATTATCCCGGCAAAAATTCTTCCGTTTACAGCCGCACAGGCAAGACCATGCAGGACATTTCTGCAAATGTTAACTTCAACCTCAAAATTACCGATACTCAGAGCGGTTTTCGCGCCTATGCAGCCTCTACAAAGAGCATTTTCCGCTTCAGCGGCAAAAAAACAGCCATAGAAAACGAAATGCTTGCCGACGCCGGCAGGTCAGGCATCCGCATTGCTGAAGTCGAGATCGGGGCCTGCACCAGCGTCAGAGCTTCGATCCGGGACCCGGTAAAGTACATGATGGGAGCCCTGAGGACCGTGGCTGAAGATATAGAAGCCAACAAGCCTCTGTACTTCTATTCCGTGCCAGGCTTTGCTCTTGCGACATGCGGCTTCTTTATGGGTTTCAAATTTATGGCAGATTATTTCTTCGGAATCGCAAGCCTCAACTTCGGGCACACATTCCTTATGGTCTTCCTTGCCCTTGCAGGCGCGTACATGACTCTCAGGGGAATAATCGCCCACTCGATGGCAGGAGCGGCCAGACAGACCGATTCTACCTGACGGTTAAATTCAATCACAGAAATTCAGTCCGTCAGCTTCGACACCAGACGCAAATGAATGTTCAGGCACACAGGTATGAGCACTTAATTGAATTGAATTTTGTTTTTTAAGCTCTATGTGCTTTAATATTCAAGACTTAAATTAAATATTTACCAATTGCTTTATATATCGTTAACTTCCGTTAATCTATACCAGAAGTTTAAATTTATCTTTCGGGGTTATTCGAATGAATATAGAAGTGCATATGAGTAAAAGCACCCAGATAATACAAGAAGAACAGGGAGATCCAGGTATAAGAAGCGCAACTCCCCAAAATATAACCGTGGTCCTCCCCGCTTTCAACGAGGAAGTCGCCATCGGCAGCATAGTCCTCCTAACGAAGCACTACTGCGACAACGTGATCGTGGTCGACGACGGAAGCTCGGACCGCACAGCCGCAATAGCCAGGAGAGCAGGAGCCCACGTAATTGTCCACGAGGCAAATAAAGGCAAAGGAGCAGCCCTCAAGACCGGCTTCACAGCCGCAGCAGACCTTGGTGCAGATGTGATTGTTACCATGGACTCTGACGGGCAGCACAACCCTGCCGAAATCCCCAGGCTCGCAGCCCCAATCATAGACGGCACGGCAGAGATGGTAAACGGCAGCCGCTACCTGAGCCATAAGGACAAAAATACCCCTATTTACCGCCGCGTCGGGCAGACTATCC
This window of the Methanosarcina mazei S-6 genome carries:
- a CDS encoding CPBP family intramembrane glutamic endopeptidase — translated: MRKPTNYHNKQKKLNIQVIVSVLTLTLLAISAHAAPGSSLELSPSTDTGHLSEQIYSEVSGETENSVSASVLHEDPDPIQKIEQYVDIIYTAGGIGAAVLILIGYLHITSGNPEVTKKYIKGLPRIRIRKITGPEESGMEKGQDVQRIQENIKDAQKIQNIQENVRGVQNVQKNVQENIQENSQENIQENIQENIKENIKENSQEEFKAKRLRLLTALPVLGITIAELLIFSGRMGAAVWVHIGIVISLSLSDIFLKDPEVHRIYQALMLLPVLRLINLSMPIFFETTLYTFMFVYGPLAIPVIIIILHQRDSLEQIGITMKNFVPYMLIAVPLGFLLGFGEYLTIRSGYLIPDLTFVNLLKLTFIMVFFVGLVEELIFRSILQSRLEKALTVREALLITSLMFGLMHSGYGTFQEILYTGFVGLIMGLAFYKTRSLPFIAVLHGFVNVFLFGILPHQLNILPGL
- a CDS encoding DUF1616 domain-containing protein, yielding MTGKKIPSDLLTVIGLVLLTDLFVLMPGLSETVFRNILGLPLVLFLPGYALIAALFPAKSDLDGIERTALSFGLSIAVVPLIGLGLNYTPWGIRLLPILISLSVFTIIMCGLAYIRRAKLPEADAFEVPFRKTLLEIKAEILEKPEPGLDRTLTIILVISILLSVTTLVYVIITPKEGEHFTEFYILGPEGMADNYPTNYTLGDSGKVIIGVVNHEYRPVNYTLDVRLENKSLPIPGNMQQVSLAHNETWEKSLTFIPPEEGKNMKLEFLLFNETDKNTSYRDLHLWIDVNSTGT
- a CDS encoding glycosyltransferase family 2 protein; its protein translation is MSNELLMSSAEYPAHQENKRFRGASSQNITVILPACNNEVSIGSLILLTRLYADNVIVVDDGSTDRTVEISRKAGAHVIVNGACKGKVGSLRTGFTAAADLGADIIITMDPDGQHNPADIPRIVAPIIKGDAEMVNGSRYLNYPGKNSSVYSRTGKTMQDISANVNFNLKITDTQSGFRAYAASTKSIFRFSGKKTAIENEMLADAGRSGIRIAEVEIGACTSVRASIRDPVKYMMGALRTVAEDIEANKPLYFYSVPGFALATCGFFMGFKFMADYFFGIASLNFGHTFLMVFLALAGAYMTLRGIIAHSMAGAARQTDST